In the genome of uncultured Sphaerochaeta sp., the window CTCCCTGATACAGGGTGCAGAAGCGATTGACAAACCTTTCTTCCTCCCATTCCAGGTCCTCCTCCTCGTCGAGGAGGACTCTTCTGAGGAAGTGCTGGACGATGCAACTGAAACTCAGTCGGGCAAGATCCAGATCATCAATGGTCAGGCGCCCGCTTTCATTCAGACTTTCCAACAAGACGCCGCTCTGGCCTGCAAGCATTTCATCCAGGGTGGCTTTGATGCGTCTTGCCTCTGGATGGGTGAAGGCCTCGGACTCGATGATCCTGTAGAAGTAACGCATCGGTTCCCCTTCATAGACGGCGTGCCAATGGTCCATGGCCCGCATCAGGACCTCAGAAGCCTTGCCCTGGAGGCTGATGGTGGCCATCTGCTGGTAGGCAAGGGTGTTGCAGTAGGCAAAGAGTGCTTCTATGAGCTCATCCCTGCTGGCAAAGTGGTGAAATATTGCTGCTTTGCTGATGGAGTTCTCCTTGGCAAGGACGGAGAGTGAGATTGCATCAAGGCCCTTTTCGGAACCCAATTTGAGCAGCGAGAGAATGAGATTCTGTTTGGTCAAGGTGGTATGCATACGTTATACTAACCTATCGGTCGGTAAGTTTTCAAGCGCTTTTTCTTTGTTTTTCAATCAATTATGCGAAAATGTTGTTGAACCTTTTCAGGCAATTGTGGTATAAGGGACGAGCACAAACTAAACCTAAGGATGAATATCGACATGTACGCACTTGTAGAGATTCTCGGAAAGCAGTACAAGGCCGTCGAAGGGGAAACCGTTCAGGTTGATCATATCAGCCAGAGTGAAGCCGGTTCCGCTCTTGAGTACGCCACCGTTCTCGCCATTGTGGATGAGAACAATGCAAAGTTTGGCACCCCGTATGTAGCCGATGCGGTTGTCAAGGCAACCCTCGTTGGAGATTTGAAGGGTGACAAGATCAGAGTGTTCAAGAAGAAGCGCCGCAAGGGCTATCGCAGGACCCAGGGTCACCGTCAGCGGTACTCCCTGATCACGATCGACAAGATCATTGCATAAGGAGGACTGAAGATGGCACATAAGAAAGGTGGCGGTAGTTCCCGCAATGGTCGCGACTCCAATTCCCAGCGCCTGGGAGTGAAGCGCTTTGGTGGCCAGTTGGTCAAAGCCGGTGAGATTCTTGTCCGCCAGCATGGAACCAAGTTCCATCCTGGACAGAATGTTGGTCTCGGTTCCGATTATACCCTGTTTGCAAAAGCGGAAGGTACCGTGCTGTTTCACACCAGAAACAACCGCAAGTACATCAGCATCGTAACAGAGTAAACGAAGGGCGAAAGCCGAAGTATACGAACCCATGTTTGGATTTTCAGACGAGACGTATCTTGATGTTGCCTCCGGAAACGGAGGCAACGGTTGTGTTTCCTTCCGACGGGAAAAATATATTCCCAAGGGAGGCCCGGACGGTGGCGACGGCGGCCGTGGCGGGGATGTAGTGTTTGTCGTCAAACAAAACCTCAGGACGCTCGCCCATCTCAAGCTCGTTCGGACCTATCGTGCCGAAAACGGCAAGAATGGCATGGGGGATCGTTGTTATGGCCGTGATGGTGTTGACATTGAGATACCGGTGCCTCCCGGCACGGTGATCAAGAATGCCCAGACCGGAGAAATTCTCAAGGATCTGACTGATGTCGATCGTTGGGTCTTCCTCAAGGGCGGACGCGGCGGACAGGGCAACTACCATTTCCGCACCGCCACCAGGCAAGCCCCCCGTTTCGCGCAACCAGGCGAGAAGGGCGAGGAGATGCGCATCGGCGTGGAACTGTTGGTCATTGCCGACATCGGGTTTGTGGGTTTCCCCAACGCGGGAAAGTCCAGCTTGCTCAATATGCTTACCAATGCCCGGACCAAGGTGGCCGGCTATCCGTTCACCACCAAGATCCCCCAGCTGGGGATGTTCCGCTATGATGAGCATGACATCGTGCTTGCTGATATTCCCGGTCTCATTGAAGGGGCAAGTGAAGGTGCAGGCATGGGGATCAAATTCCTCAGGCACATCAGCAGGACCACCGGTCTTGCCTTCTTGATCGACCTCAGTGATGACCGCTACCTCGATGCGTATGATATACTGTGCAAAGAGCTTGAATCCTTCGAACCTGAGTTGCTGAAAAAGGCGCAGGTGATCATCGGAACCAAGACTGATGAGCCTGGGACTGCCGAGCATCTTGAAGAGTTGCGGCAAAAGTATCCTGACAAACAAGTCTTGGGACTTTGCGTGTATCTTGACCAAGGGGTGGAAGAGGTCAAACAAGCCTTTATCCAGATGGTCTCAGACCACGAGGCTGCGCACAACAAGGTTGAGGAAGAGCTCTCTCAGGGTGGGTTTGCAACGACCGTGGATGTCGATGCCTATTACCCTGAATCGCCTGACGAATACTAGGAGGGGCTTGGTGACAAAGGCAGTACCCACTGCAATGGTAGGAGGGAGTTTCGACCCGGTACACCTTGGGCACCTGCATTTGGTGCATACGGTTGCAACCACCACCCCCTATCGTCGGTTCATCTTTGTTCCTGTGGCTCGCAACAATTTCAAGCAAGAAGCAAGAACTGCCGATGCAGAGCATCGCATGCGCATGCTTACCCTTGGTTTTGCCTCGTATCGGGAATACTATCCCGATGACCCGGAGCTTGAGTTTGTCTTTGATGAGTGTGAACTCAAGCGAGGGGGAATCTCCTATACCTACGACACGGTCAAACACCTCTATTTGCACTACCCGATCAAGGGAAGGCTGGCAGTGGTCATGGGCGACGATCTTGTCCAAAGCCTGGACAAGTGGCATGCCTATGAGCAGCTGAAAGAGTTGGTCTCTTTTGTGGTGATCCGACGAAACAGCTTGCAAAGCTCTTTCGCCGACCCCGGTGCCGATTTGCAATATCTGGACAATCCCCTGCTTGAAGACAGCTCCACGCGAATCCGTGAGGCGTTGATGGCTTTGGGTGAAGGCCAGTCGCTCTCAGCCGAAATTGCTTCCCTGATGCCTGAGGAGGTTGCATCGTATGTCCAGGACCATCGACTGTACCGCACTCGAAGCTGAATTGAGGGGTACACTCAGTACCAAACGCTTTCAGCACAGCCTCTCGGTGAGTCAGACGTGTGTGGATCTTTCGCAACAGTATCAGGAGCACCTGGATGAAAATCTGCTCAGAGCCTGTGGCCTGATGCACGACATGGCGAGGGAGTGGACAGACGACCAGTTGCTCACCTTTGCCCACGAGCATGAGCTCAACCTGGAATCTGAAGAGTGGGAGTATCCTGTGTTGCTGCATGCCCCGGTTGCAGCAGAGCTGCTGGCCCAGCGGGATTTCCCCACGGAGCTTTGCCTTGCTGTGCGTCACCACAGTCTCGGCAGCAAGAACATGGGTCGGATGGGGCTGGTACTCTATCTCGCCGATTATCTCGAGCCGAACCGCAGTCATCTGGATGCACAGCTTCGAGCAGAGTTGCTCAAAGCTCCCACCTTGGAAGGTCTTTGTCTGAAGGTGATGGAAATGGAAGGTGAGTACCTCAGAAAGAAAGGAAAGAAAAGCTCGGAGGTGAGCCAATCCCTCAAGCAGTTCCTGGATGCGGGAGGACGGTTGTGAGAAAGGGCGTATTGGCAGTGTGCACCCTTTTTTTGCTTGTCTCCTGTACTCATGATGACCTGGTTTCCCCAGCGTTGTACGGCTTGTACGGGGAAGAGATGGCTGTTGTTGCCTTTGGGCAGAAGGATAGGATTGCAGTTGTACAGCTTCCCCCTTCCCTGATCACTGCCTATGCTGAACATACAGCACTGGATGCAGGCAAGGCGTTTGTCAATTTGGTGGGACTCCCTGCTGCACAGGTGGTGGAGATCCCTTCTGAAAACCTGCTTGCCTTCGAGGGGCTTCTGACCACGCTTGCCGCTACCGCCAGGGGCGTAGAGGCCTCCCTTGTTGATGATCAGATGCGTCTTGAAGTATTGGCAGAGAGTGCAGCATACTTGAGGAAAACGGAGTTGGCAGATACACTGGCTCACATCAGTGGCTTGGAAGATCCTCTTGCTTCCCTGCAGCAGGCCAAAGAGGTACAGGTCTTCGATATGAGGACCGTTATGGAACAGAACACGGAAACAATCGACTGGGAAGGCGTTCATGCATATCTCAAGCAGTATCTTGGGATGGTGGGGCGCTACCAGCAGAGGAGTAGAGAGAGATGAATGAATTGGTACTGGGCAATGCAAAGATGATCGCCCAATTTCTTGAAGACCATAAGTGTAAGGATATCAGCGTTCTTGATGTAAGCGAGGAGTGCTCATGGGCAGATTGCTTCATCATTGCGACAGTCTCCAGCGTCGGGCATTTGCGCGGTGTTGCACACGAGCTGTGGGGAGAACTGAACACGATTGGCCTCGAGGTTGCGAACCGCCACAAGAAGCCTTCCGGCGATGGCTGGGAACTGGTCGACTGCGGTGATATCGTGATCCATTTGATGAGCAGCGAGCTCAGGGAGTTCTACTCCCTGGAGAAACTCTGGCAGAAGCGAGAGCTGTAATCAGTCCTCAATATTCTCCCGGATCTTGATGAAGGTCCGGGTGATGGTGTCCACGACAGGGTCTTGCCGATTCATCAGATGGAAGAACAACTTCTGGATGGCATCATAGCCCTGCCGATGTGGCTCCTGGCAGAGCGTACAGGTGATGGTTCCTTCACGTACCAAGTCTTTGGTTGAAGGGATGTCATCGAAACTGAATACGTTCAGGTGCTTTGCATTCCCTGCCTGCTTTATTGCTCTGCAGGCACCTTCCACCCCCGCCGCGGTAATATAGACACAGTTTGTCTCAGGATGTGCTTCCAAGCGTGACAGCGTCTTTTGGAACGCTTGCTCATCATCGTCAAGACTCTCATAGGTATCGATGATGGAGTGTTCGAGATTGCGCTCAGCCAACCCTTGCAGGAAACCTTCGATGCGTTGCTGATGCCCCTTCATGTTGAAGGAGCCGGTCATGATGAGGATATTCTGCTTTTGCTTGCAAGCGAGGGCGAGCAACCCGCTTGCTGTCTTGCCTGCCAGAAAGTAATCGGGACCGACATAGCAGAGGCGGTGCGTATTGCTGATATCGGTATTCACCGTAACGACAGTGGTACCAGCGGCGGTAAGCCGGTCGACAGCCTCGATGACCGGCTCTACATCAATGGTTGTCAGGCACAACCCATCGTAATGTTTCCGCTGCAATTGCTCGATCATGTGCAGATGCACAGAGCAATCGAAGGATTTCACCTCATAGATATCAATACTTACCCCAAAGTCAGCGAGTTCACGTTCTGCCTGGCGAAAGCCGGAAATGACATCTACAAAGAAAGGATTTCCAATGCTGGGAAGCAGACACCCGATTCTCAGCGGCTGCTTGCGGGTAGCCAACGCCTTTCCTGCGAGGTTGGGAATGAACCCCAACTCCTTGGCGATGGTCTTTACCCGCTGGGCAACTTCTTGGTTCACCCCTTTTCGATTATGCAGGACCCTGTCCACCGTTCCGCGTGAGACTCCTGCTTTCTTTGCGATATCCCTGATTGTTACAGCCATAGGTTTCCTTCTCTGGGGAGCATAGACGACATCATACAGAGAAGCAAGACTGCCTAACTGGATTTCACGCGCTTCTTGCTCAGCACATCAAATACTACTGCAGCAAGCACGACGATGCCCTTTACAGCCCGTTGCCAGTTGGCATCAATACCAAGGATGGACATACCATTGTTCAGAACGCCCATGAAGATGGCTCCGATGATTGCTCCCCCTATCGTACCCGTTCCACCATATGCAGACGCACCACCGATGAAACAGGATCCGATGGCATCCATCTCATAGTTGGTCCCTGCAGTGGGGGCGGCAGAATTGAAGCGGGCCACACCTACCAAGGCTGCCACAGCAGAGAGGAATCCCATGTTGGTATAGGCAAAGAAGAGCACACGGTTGGTGTCAATGCCGGAGAGCTTTGCAGCCTTCTCATTGCCTCCCATTGCGTACAGGTGGCGACCAGGAACCGTTCGGCTGGTGAAATAGCTGTATCCAAGCACGATGACTGCCAAGAGGATCAGGACCACGGGGATGCCCTTGTGCATGCCGAGCAGACCGAACACCACCAGTACCGCTGCAGAGAGCAGGACAACGCGGATGATCGTGAAGACCAGAGCCTCGGTCTGGTAGCCTTTCTTCTTCTTGGTATAACGGTCGAAGAATGACCAAGTGCCGAAAATGACACTGACGATGATACCAACCGTGAAGGTGACCGTGAAGATGACCGATGCATCATCGACCTTGGGAAGGAAGCTGGTGAAATATCGGGTATAGGACTCTGGGAAGGGGCTGATGGTCAACCCATTGAGAATCAAAAGGGCCACACCACGCCAAAGCAACATGCCGGCCAGGGTGACGATGAAGGGAGGAATGCGGATGTAGGCAATCCAGAATCCCTGCCAAGCACCGATCGCAATGCCTGCAATCAAACAAATGAGAATCGAGACATAGACGTTCCAGTGCAGATTCACTACCAAGGTACCTGCCAAGGCTCCCACCAAGGCTACTACAGAACCTACGGAAAGATCGATGTTTCCACCGGTGAGGATGCACAGGAGCATACCTGAAGCCAAGATAACCACATAGGCATTCTGACTGATGAGGTTGGAGATGTTGGCTGGGGCAAACAGCGAGCCCCTCCCACCACTGGTGATGAGCACCTGGAAGAGCACCATGGTTGCCAAAAGCACGAGCAGCATTGAGTTCTTCTTCAGAGTTTCCTTTATGCCCAGGTTATGAATCATGATTGTCCCGCTCCTTTCTGATTCTTTACTATACATGTCATGATAGCTTCTTGACTCGCCTCTTTCTGTGTCATCTCTCCGACAATCTTGCCTTCGCTCAGGACATAGATCCGGTCACAGATGCCCAGGATTTCCGGCATCTCGGAAGAGATGACCAGTACCGATTTTCCTTCCTCGGCGAGTTGGTTGATGATGCAGTAGATTTCGTACTTGGCACCGACATCGATTCCTCTGGTCGGTTCATCGAGCAGAAGGATCTCCGGCTTGGCAAATATCCACTTGCCGAGCAACACCTTTTGCTGGTTTCCTCCCGACAGGTTGTTTACATCCTCCCTGACGGTGGAGCACTTGGTATGGAGCTGCTCAACTATCTGCTGGGAAACCTGCAGTTCCAGGTCCGAATCAATGACCTGATGATTGCTCACCCCTTTCAGATTGGCCAAGGTGGTATTCTCCATGATTGTCTTGGAGAGGATCAGGCCGTTGCCTTTGCGGTCTTCCGTAACATAGGCAAGCTTGTTTTCGATGGCAGAGCGAACGGTATTCAGATTCACCTGCTTGCCGTTGATGCGCATCGTTCCGGTGATATTGCGACCGTAGCTCTTGCCGAACAAACTCATGGCAAACTCTGTGCGACCAGCGCCCATCAGGCCGCTGATACCCACCACTTCACCACGATGTACTTTCACATTGATGTCTTCACAGACTTTCCGTCCTTCATAGAGAGGATGGTAAACTGTCCAGTTCTCGACCTCAAGGCTCACATCCCCGATGGTAGCCTTGCGCTTGGGGAAACGGTCGCTGATATTGCGGCCGACCATCGCCTTGATGATCTTGTTCTCTGCGAAACGCTCTTTCTGCTTGTCCATGGTAGTGATCACTTCCCCGTCACGGATGACCGTGATGCGATCGGCTACATAGGAGACCTCATTGAGTTTGTGGGAAATGAGGATGGAAGTCATCCCACGACTCTTGAACTGGAGCAGGAGGTCCAGAAGTTTCTTCGCTTCAGTATCATTGAGACTGGCGGTAGGCTCGTCAAGGATCAGCACCTTCACGTTTTTTGCCAAAGCCTTGGCTATCTCAACCAGCTGTTGCTTGCCGACTCCGATATCCTTGATGGCAGTCTTTGAGGACTCCTCAAGTCCGACCAGGGCGAGCAGCTCGTCCGCCCGACTGTAGGTCTTGTCCCAGTCAATGCGGAAGGCGTGTCCTTGCTCATTCCCGAGAAACATGTTCTCAGCGATGGTGAGATAGGGTACCAGGGCAAGTTCCTGGTGGATGATGACAATCCCTTTCTCCTCACTATCCCTGATGGTATGGAAGTGGCATTGCTGACCGTGAACAAGAATCTCCCCATCAAAGGAACCTGAAGGGTAGACGCCACTGAGTATGTTCATCAAGGTTGACTTACCAGCACCATTCTCGCCGACGATGGCATGAATTTCTCCCTGTTGGACATCAAGGCTCACATCGCTGAGAGCCCGTACGCCAGGGAAGGTTTTGGTAATGTGTCTCATTTCCAGTAATAGGGTATCCAAGACGGACCTCCAAAATGGGCGGGCAACAGAGTTGCCCGCCGATGGTTTGGTGCAATCAGATCTTCAGATCAGCTTCTGCATAGTATCCGCTGTCGATCAGCAACTCTTTGTAGTTGTCGAGGGTGGCGAATACGGGCTCACAGAGGTAGGAAGGAACAACACCGGTTCCATTGTCATAGGTGGTGGTGTCATTGACGTCGACCTTCTCACCCTTGACGATGGAATTGACCATCTCCACAACCTTGCTGGCCAGGGTGCGGGTGTCCTTGAAGATGGACATGGCCTGCAGGCCCTGAAGCATGTTCTTGACAGCCGGCTTGTCGCAGTCCTGACCAGTGATGATCGGGAAGTTGTCCTTCGTGTAACCGGCGGCAACCAAGGCATTGGTGATGCCGTTGGCGACCGAGTCGTTGGAGGAGTAGACTGCATCGAGGCGATTGCCCTTCGGGCCGTAGCCATTGGCGGTAATCAGGTTTTCCATTCTCTTCTGGGCTTCTTCAGTTGACCAGTTGAGGGTTGCAACCTGGGCCTTGCTTGTCTGTCCGGAACGTACCACGAGCTTGCCGCTCTTGATGTACGGTTCGAGGATGGACATTGCGCCGCCGAAGAAGAAGTTGATGTTGTTGTCGTCAGGGGACCCGGTGAACAGCTCGATATAATACGGGCCGGGGGTGCTGTCGAGTTTCAGGGCATCGCGGATGTAGGTTCCCTGGATGGTGCCAACCTTGAAGTTGTCGAAGGTTGCATAGTAGGTCACTGCATCACTGTTCATGATCAGGCGGTCATAGGCGATTACGGCGATGTCATTCTCTTTGGCCTGCTTCAGGACCTCAGTAAGAGCGGAACCGTCGATGGAGGCGATGACCAGGACCTTGCATCCGGTGGTGATCATGTTCTCAAGCTGAGCAACCTGGGTCGGGATATCGTTGTCCCCTGCATACTGCAGGTCAACGCGGTATCCAGCGGCTTCCAGCTGGCTCTTCATGTTTGCTCCATCCTGATTCCAGCGCTGAAGGCTCTGGGTGGGCATCGAGACACCAATCTTGGCAACCGATGCGTCTTCCTTGGCACCTGCGGCGAAGAGCGTTGCTGACATGAGCAACACAATCATCAGTACACTTACACACTTTCTCATATACATCTCCTTTTTCTCTGGATTTTCTCCAGTGATTTGCAACAAGAGGGTGGAGGGGTATACGTAAAACAGAAGCAGATTCAGTAGGTAGAAGTATCATGGTTCTGCGTAGTGCCCGGGCACATTCAACTATTATCATACATCTGTTTTTCAATTTGTAAAGGTTTGTTCTACAGAAAGCATACATGTTGACAAGCTTGTGCCGGGATGATTCAAATGACGCGCTTATGCTTCCATTTGCCTCGGGAGAACCGCCACAGGAAGCAGATGCTCCTGCAGACCCAGTCGATGTACATGCCGTACCAGACCCCGATCGCCCCGAGACCCATGTTGACTGCAAGTATATAACTGAATCCCACGCGGAAGGTCCACATGCTGAACATGGAGACAAGCATGACATACTTCACATCGCCGGCAGCCCTGAGAAAATTGGGAAGGGCAAAAGCCGTCGGCCAGAAAATGGCACTGAAAATCATGGCGGTGTGCAACAGCAGGACGGCGATGGAGGTGGCCTCTGCCGAGAGGTTGAAAATGGCAATGATCTGGGAGGAGAAGAGATAGATGAGAATGGCGATGCACGCCATCGCAAGGTATGCTGCCATCAGCAGCTTCTTGGCATAGAAAACCGCTTGCTCGGGCTTCTTGGCGCCCATGGCTTGGCCAACGACCGTGATGGAAGCCAGTCCTATCGCACCTCCGGGGATATTGACGAAGCCGGTCACCGAGGTGGCGATGGCACTGGCGGCCAGACTTGCCGTACCGAAGACCGAGATGAAGCCCTGGACCAGGAGCTTGCCGATCTGAAAGACGCTTCCCTCAATGCCATTGGGAATGCCGATGCGCAGAATCCTTCTGATCATCTCCCATCTCCACTGCAAGTGATGATAGTTGCGTACCGAAATCTGGTTCAGCGGATTGGCAAGCAGGATCATGATGATGATCGCTCCAATGATTCTGCTGAGCAGGGTGGCAAGACCTGCACCCACCACCCCAAGCTTGAGGATGAAGATGAAGTAGGCGTTGCCGATGATGTTGATCAGGTTCATCACCACACTCACCCACAGGCTTATCTTGCTGTTGCCCATCGAGCGAAAGAGTGCTGCACATGCATTGTATGCTGCGAGGAAGGGGAGGGAGAGCAGGATATAGAGGAAGTACACCGAGCCGTTCTCGAGTACTGACACTTCGATTGAGCCGAAAATGAAACTGATGATGGATGACCTGAAGGGTACACATGCCACCAACATCAGGGTGGAAACCCCCAGCGAGAGCGTCAGCAGCTGCTTGGCGGCACTGTTTGCCAGGGCATAGTCCTTGTTCCCGAGGTATTGGCTGGAAACCACCGCACCTCCGGTGGCAAAAGCGGCGAAGAGCGTGACGATGAGGATGGTGATGGAATCAACCAGGCTGATGGCACTGACTGCTTCCTCACCGACGGAAGCGACCATGATGGTATCAGCCATCCCGATGGTGACTGCCAGCAACTGTTCGATCATGAGCGGAATGATTAGGGTAATAAGAAAACGGCGGGAGAACATGGGTTCAAACGCCGTTTTTGCTGACTTGGTATTCACAAATTGGACCTCAAATCCATCCTATGCGGAAACCGGGATGGTGGCAAGACACATTGTGCCTTATGCCTTGGTAAGCAGACCCTCATCGTTGTCGAACGTCTTGTTTCTCAGGTTCTTGAACAAGCGCACCAGCTCCTCAACGGTGAGGTTGGATTTCTCCTCTCCTGCAACATCGAGGATGATGGTGCCTTCATCCATCATGATCAGGCGATTGCCGAAGTCGATGGCGAACTGCATGTTGTGGGTAACCATCAGGGCGGTGAGAGAATACTCCCTGATGTAGCGTTCGGTAAGATCCATCACAATCTGTGCGTTCCGTGGATCAAGGGCGGCTGTATGCTCATCGAGCAGGAGCATCTTCGGCCGGGACATGACGGTCATCAGCAGGGTGAGTGCTTGCCTCTGTCCTCCGCTCAAGAGTCCTACGTTGTCTTTCAGCCTGTCTTGCAAGCCGATGTTTTCCAGCATTGTCTTGAAGAGTTCGCGCTTCTCGTTGTTCAAACTGATCCTGAGGCCTTTCATACCCTTGGTCTCAGCTGTGATCATATTGTCCTCGATGGACATGTTGGCCGCTGTTCCCTTGGTGGGATCCTGGAAGATACGTCCGATGGTCATGGCCCGCTTGTACTCGGGGCTGGCCGTGACATCGGTTCCGTCAAACACGATCTTCCCGTTGGTAACGGGGTACGTTCCGCTGATCAGGTTGAACAGGGTGGATTTCCCCGAACCGTTTGAGCCGACGACGCAGATGACGTCGCCCTTGTTGACATGGAGATTCACATTGTCCAGGGCCATCTTCTCGTTGACGGTTCCCGGGTAGAAAACTTTGGTGATGTTCTGTAGGTCAAGCATGTTCTTCCTCCTTGCCGGTGTGCTTTGCCTGTGAGCGGGCGATGGCTTTTTTCTTTGCCCCGGCAGAGGAAGCAGCACTGCGGGTTTGTGCAATGAACAGGCTTGCAATGACCAGGATACCGGTCAGCAGCTTGAAATCGTTGGGAGTGATGTTCACAAGATATCCATACTTTCTTCCAAAGAACATCAGCGCCTTGTAGATGATTGCTCCCAGGATTGCCCTGAGGGTGAGCAGGCTGATGCGGTTTGTGGAGAAGAGGAACTCACCGATCATGATGGCTGCCAGGCCCTGGACCACCATGCCCTGTCCGAGGTTTGCATCGGCAAACCCCTGGTATTGGGCCAGGAGTCCTCCGCTGAGGGCAATCAGCCCGTTGGAAAGACCGATGCCCATCAGCTTGAGGATATCGGGATTGATGCCTTGGCTGATGACCATCTGCTCGTTGCCGCCCATGGCCCCCATGCTGACGCCAAGGTCGGTACGGAAGAAGATGTCAATGAGAACCTTCACAAAGAGGACAACCAACAGGGTGCCGACCAATGATGCCCATTCACTGGGGAGGAAGGAGAGAGACTGGGGAAGCTTTGAGTACAGTGTTTCAACCCTGAGAAGGGGTACGTTTGCCTTGTTGCCCAGAATGCGGAGGTTGATGGAATAGAGCATCGTCATCGTCAGGATACCTGCCAGCAGCCCTGGGATCTTGAGTTTGTTGTGGATGGCTGCGGTAACCATTCCTGCCAGCACCCCAGAAAAGAACGCAAGCAGCAATGCTACGAAAATGGGGAACCCCCCGACAATGGCCATTGTGGCAACCGCAGCTCCGGTGGCAACCGAACCGTCACAGGTGAGGTCGGCAAAATCCAGGATGCGGTACGAGATCAGAATCCCTATGACCATGAGCGAAAAGACCAGGCCATCGACAAAAATTCCTTCAATCATGTAAAACCCCTTACACAAGAAAAACCGCCGGCCTTCTGCAAGTCCGGCGGAAAAAATCCAAGATAAACCTTAGTTGGAGATCTTCTTGCCGTCCTTGATCAGCACGGCTGCCGCATCCTGCAGTGACTGCGGGATAGTATAGCCAAGCTTGGCGGCTGTATCAAGATTGAACCACAGTTCAAACTTGGTGGGATCGGTGATATGCACGGTACCGATCGATCCGGCGTTCTCTCCCTTGAGGATCCTTTCGATGACCTTGCCGGTCTCAATGCCGATGCTGTAGTAGTCGAAGCCCCAAGCGATCATGGCATTCAGGCCTTCAACCCCACTGGGGTCGGCACTGAAGAGTACCTTGCCGGCTTTTGTGGTCACATCA includes:
- a CDS encoding ABC transporter permease; the encoded protein is MIEGIFVDGLVFSLMVIGILISYRILDFADLTCDGSVATGAAVATMAIVGGFPIFVALLLAFFSGVLAGMVTAAIHNKLKIPGLLAGILTMTMLYSINLRILGNKANVPLLRVETLYSKLPQSLSFLPSEWASLVGTLLVVLFVKVLIDIFFRTDLGVSMGAMGGNEQMVISQGINPDILKLMGIGLSNGLIALSGGLLAQYQGFADANLGQGMVVQGLAAIMIGEFLFSTNRISLLTLRAILGAIIYKALMFFGRKYGYLVNITPNDFKLLTGILVIASLFIAQTRSAASSAGAKKKAIARSQAKHTGKEEEHA
- the mmsA gene encoding multiple monosaccharide ABC transporter ATP-binding protein; the encoded protein is MDTLLLEMRHITKTFPGVRALSDVSLDVQQGEIHAIVGENGAGKSTLMNILSGVYPSGSFDGEILVHGQQCHFHTIRDSEEKGIVIIHQELALVPYLTIAENMFLGNEQGHAFRIDWDKTYSRADELLALVGLEESSKTAIKDIGVGKQQLVEIAKALAKNVKVLILDEPTASLNDTEAKKLLDLLLQFKSRGMTSILISHKLNEVSYVADRITVIRDGEVITTMDKQKERFAENKIIKAMVGRNISDRFPKRKATIGDVSLEVENWTVYHPLYEGRKVCEDINVKVHRGEVVGISGLMGAGRTEFAMSLFGKSYGRNITGTMRINGKQVNLNTVRSAIENKLAYVTEDRKGNGLILSKTIMENTTLANLKGVSNHQVIDSDLELQVSQQIVEQLHTKCSTVREDVNNLSGGNQQKVLLGKWIFAKPEILLLDEPTRGIDVGAKYEIYCIINQLAEEGKSVLVISSEMPEILGICDRIYVLSEGKIVGEMTQKEASQEAIMTCIVKNQKGAGQS
- a CDS encoding ATP-binding cassette domain-containing protein: MLDLQNITKVFYPGTVNEKMALDNVNLHVNKGDVICVVGSNGSGKSTLFNLISGTYPVTNGKIVFDGTDVTASPEYKRAMTIGRIFQDPTKGTAANMSIEDNMITAETKGMKGLRISLNNEKRELFKTMLENIGLQDRLKDNVGLLSGGQRQALTLLMTVMSRPKMLLLDEHTAALDPRNAQIVMDLTERYIREYSLTALMVTHNMQFAIDFGNRLIMMDEGTIILDVAGEEKSNLTVEELVRLFKNLRNKTFDNDEGLLTKA
- the chvE gene encoding multiple monosaccharide ABC transporter substrate-binding protein: MRKCVSVLMIVLLMSATLFAAGAKEDASVAKIGVSMPTQSLQRWNQDGANMKSQLEAAGYRVDLQYAGDNDIPTQVAQLENMITTGCKVLVIASIDGSALTEVLKQAKENDIAVIAYDRLIMNSDAVTYYATFDNFKVGTIQGTYIRDALKLDSTPGPYYIELFTGSPDDNNINFFFGGAMSILEPYIKSGKLVVRSGQTSKAQVATLNWSTEEAQKRMENLITANGYGPKGNRLDAVYSSNDSVANGITNALVAAGYTKDNFPIITGQDCDKPAVKNMLQGLQAMSIFKDTRTLASKVVEMVNSIVKGEKVDVNDTTTYDNGTGVVPSYLCEPVFATLDNYKELLIDSGYYAEADLKI
- a CDS encoding MATE family efflux transporter translates to MIEQLLAVTIGMADTIMVASVGEEAVSAISLVDSITILIVTLFAAFATGGAVVSSQYLGNKDYALANSAAKQLLTLSLGVSTLMLVACVPFRSSIISFIFGSIEVSVLENGSVYFLYILLSLPFLAAYNACAALFRSMGNSKISLWVSVVMNLINIIGNAYFIFILKLGVVGAGLATLLSRIIGAIIIMILLANPLNQISVRNYHHLQWRWEMIRRILRIGIPNGIEGSVFQIGKLLVQGFISVFGTASLAASAIATSVTGFVNIPGGAIGLASITVVGQAMGAKKPEQAVFYAKKLLMAAYLAMACIAILIYLFSSQIIAIFNLSAEATSIAVLLLHTAMIFSAIFWPTAFALPNFLRAAGDVKYVMLVSMFSMWTFRVGFSYILAVNMGLGAIGVWYGMYIDWVCRSICFLWRFSRGKWKHKRVI